In one window of Pseudodesulfovibrio sediminis DNA:
- the betA gene encoding choline dehydrogenase — MKQYDYIIVGGGSAGSVLANRLSANPKNKVLVLEAGLPDFKFDFRIHMPAALTYPLAGKTYNWWYESEPEPHMNNRRIYQPRGKVLGGSSCINGMIYIRGNAMDYDKWSREDGLEDWSYAHCLPYFKRFECRTAGADEYQGAVGPLYLTEPENDNPLFDAFFKAVQEAGYPVTKDVNGFQQEGFGKFDRTTYQGRRWNAARAYIHPVKNRRNLTVKCKAMTTRILFEGKRAVGVEYTRGKTTHKAYAGEVISCGGAINSPQLLQLSGVGNADDLSALGINVVQDLPGVGENLQDHLELYVQYACKKPVSMFPCLKWYNQPWIGLKWLLAGKGEAATNHFEAGGFIRGNDQVTYPNIQYHFLPIAIRYDGSAPNEGHGYQVHVGPMNTDVRGHVKIKSSDPAEYPKVLFNYLSTEQEKREWVEAIRKTREIMTQPAFDEYRGKELAPGAQAQTDEEILDFVAREGESAYHPSCTCAMGTHGMAVTDSNLRVHGVEGLRVVDASVMPYVTNGNIYAPVMMIAEKAADIILGNTPLAPEDIPYYKHEK; from the coding sequence ATGAAACAATACGATTACATAATAGTAGGTGGCGGTTCCGCTGGTTCCGTCCTGGCCAACCGCCTGAGCGCCAACCCCAAGAACAAGGTTCTGGTTCTGGAAGCAGGACTGCCGGATTTCAAGTTCGATTTCAGAATCCACATGCCCGCTGCCCTGACCTATCCGCTGGCAGGCAAGACGTACAACTGGTGGTATGAATCCGAGCCGGAACCGCACATGAACAACCGCCGCATCTATCAGCCGCGCGGCAAGGTTCTTGGCGGGTCCAGCTGTATTAACGGCATGATCTACATTCGCGGTAACGCCATGGACTATGACAAGTGGTCCAGGGAAGACGGCCTTGAGGACTGGTCGTATGCTCACTGCCTGCCCTATTTCAAGCGGTTCGAGTGCCGCACCGCCGGTGCCGACGAATATCAGGGCGCGGTTGGTCCGTTGTATCTGACCGAACCGGAGAACGACAATCCGCTGTTCGACGCGTTTTTCAAGGCCGTGCAGGAAGCGGGCTATCCCGTGACCAAGGACGTCAACGGCTTCCAGCAGGAAGGCTTTGGCAAGTTTGACCGCACAACCTATCAGGGACGCCGTTGGAACGCTGCCCGCGCGTACATCCATCCGGTCAAGAACCGCCGCAACCTGACGGTCAAATGCAAGGCCATGACCACACGCATCCTGTTCGAAGGCAAACGGGCTGTCGGCGTGGAATATACCCGGGGCAAGACCACCCACAAGGCATACGCCGGAGAGGTCATCTCCTGCGGCGGTGCCATCAACTCGCCGCAGCTGCTCCAGCTTTCCGGCGTGGGTAATGCCGATGATTTATCAGCTCTGGGCATCAACGTTGTTCAGGATCTCCCCGGTGTGGGCGAGAACCTGCAGGATCACCTGGAGCTCTATGTTCAGTACGCCTGCAAAAAACCGGTCAGCATGTTCCCCTGCCTCAAATGGTACAACCAGCCGTGGATCGGCCTGAAGTGGCTCCTGGCCGGCAAGGGCGAGGCAGCGACCAACCACTTTGAAGCGGGCGGCTTCATCCGAGGTAATGATCAGGTCACGTATCCGAACATCCAGTATCATTTCCTGCCCATCGCCATCCGCTACGACGGCTCCGCTCCCAACGAGGGGCACGGCTATCAGGTGCACGTCGGTCCCATGAACACCGATGTGCGCGGGCATGTGAAAATCAAATCTTCCGACCCGGCCGAGTATCCGAAGGTCCTGTTCAACTATCTTTCCACCGAACAGGAGAAGCGCGAGTGGGTGGAAGCCATCCGCAAGACCCGCGAGATCATGACCCAGCCCGCATTCGATGAATATCGCGGCAAGGAGCTGGCTCCGGGCGCACAGGCACAGACGGACGAGGAAATCCTCGACTTCGTGGCCCGGGAAGGCGAATCCGCCTACCATCCGAGCTGCACCTGCGCCATGGGCACCCACGGCATGGCAGTCACCGACTCGAACCTGCGCGTGCACGGCGTGGAAGGCCTGCGCGTGGTGGACGCTTCGGTCATGCCATATGTGACCAACGGGAACATTTATGCCCCGGTCATGATGATCGCGGAAAAGGCGGCGGACATCATCCTCGGCAACACGCCGCTCGCTCCTGAAGATATCCCCTACTACAAGCACGAAAAATAA
- the dgcN gene encoding N-acetyltransferase DgcN, translating to MFEAPYLLFLGDAPDGLAAKMAQGIYDWRPDAAAGQLRMDGCKADLGIRDMTVQEAVEAGVKTLVIGVVNRGGIISESWTSVLVEALEAGLDVASGLHNLLRDEPALVEAAEKSGCTLHDVRIPTVKYPIASGKKRTGKRCLAVGTDCSVGKMYTAIALDREMKKQGMQSTFRATGQTGILIEGNGVPLDAVIADFMAGSIEWLTPDNDADHWDIIEGQGSLFHASYSGVTMALIHGGQPDALILCHEPTRETMRGLPDYTLPSLAQLRDTALPLAQWVNPDCKVAAISVNTQHMSEEEALAYLDDVEKTMGIPTVDPFRQGAGRLVEALACI from the coding sequence ATGTTTGAAGCACCGTATCTGCTTTTTCTTGGGGATGCACCGGATGGTCTGGCAGCAAAAATGGCTCAGGGTATCTATGACTGGCGGCCCGATGCCGCAGCAGGCCAGCTGCGCATGGATGGCTGCAAGGCCGATCTGGGCATCAGGGACATGACGGTTCAGGAAGCAGTCGAAGCCGGGGTGAAGACGCTGGTCATCGGCGTGGTCAATCGCGGCGGCATTATTTCCGAGAGCTGGACTTCCGTTCTGGTGGAGGCTCTTGAGGCCGGGCTGGATGTCGCATCCGGCCTGCACAATCTTTTGCGCGACGAACCCGCTCTGGTGGAGGCTGCCGAGAAAAGCGGCTGCACCCTGCATGATGTGCGCATCCCTACAGTCAAGTACCCCATCGCTTCGGGCAAGAAGCGCACCGGCAAGCGCTGTCTGGCCGTGGGCACGGACTGTTCCGTTGGCAAGATGTACACGGCCATCGCTCTTGATCGCGAGATGAAGAAGCAGGGAATGCAGTCCACCTTCCGCGCCACCGGTCAGACCGGTATCCTTATTGAAGGGAACGGCGTTCCGCTGGATGCCGTCATTGCCGACTTCATGGCCGGTTCCATCGAATGGCTGACCCCGGATAACGACGCGGATCATTGGGATATCATCGAGGGGCAGGGCAGCCTGTTCCACGCATCCTACTCCGGCGTGACCATGGCCCTGATTCACGGCGGTCAGCCTGATGCCCTGATCCTGTGCCATGAGCCGACCCGTGAGACCATGCGCGGTCTGCCCGATTACACTCTGCCGTCCCTTGCGCAGTTGCGCGACACCGCATTGCCGCTGGCACAGTGGGTGAACCCCGACTGCAAGGTTGCCGCCATTTCCGTGAACACCCAGCACATGTCCGAGGAAGAGGCGCTGGCCTACCTGGATGATGTTGAGAAAACAATGGGCATACCGACCGTCGATCCCTTCCGTCAGGGAGCCGGTCGTCTGGTCGAGGCGCTTGCATGCATATAG
- a CDS encoding ABC transporter substrate-binding protein: protein MSSGLRRIALAFFVIATLFCSSFSAQAAEKITIASVSWTGVTIKSEIAVSVLESLGYKAENKVFSVPITYSALSTGDADVFFGNWMPSMATIANKFFDKGTVIKYVANMPGAKYTLAVPTYCAKAGLKDFSDIAKFGDKLDWKIYGIEPGNDGNMIIQDMIDKNMFGLGKFKLVASSEVAMLSEVQALAKNDKWIVFLGWAPHSMNERIDMTYLTGSTDATFGGNDGTATVWTNIRKGLEQDNPNVAALLKNMVFPVSMMNQIMTSVHKDKSLGFTKAGLKWLKDNPATYEQWLENVTTVDGKPGAPAFKSFLDAKI from the coding sequence ATGTCTTCTGGCCTTAGGCGAATCGCACTCGCCTTCTTCGTAATCGCAACCCTTTTCTGCTCTTCTTTCTCGGCACAAGCGGCCGAAAAAATCACTATCGCCAGCGTCTCCTGGACAGGCGTAACCATCAAATCGGAGATCGCGGTCTCGGTACTGGAAAGCCTCGGCTACAAGGCTGAGAACAAGGTCTTTTCCGTTCCCATCACCTATTCCGCCCTGTCTACCGGCGACGCCGATGTCTTCTTCGGCAACTGGATGCCTTCCATGGCGACCATCGCCAACAAGTTCTTCGACAAGGGAACGGTCATCAAGTACGTCGCCAACATGCCCGGCGCCAAATACACGCTCGCCGTCCCAACCTATTGTGCCAAGGCCGGCCTCAAGGATTTCAGCGATATCGCCAAGTTCGGCGACAAACTGGATTGGAAAATTTACGGCATCGAACCCGGCAATGACGGCAACATGATTATTCAGGACATGATCGACAAGAACATGTTCGGTCTGGGCAAGTTCAAGCTGGTGGCTTCCAGTGAAGTGGCCATGCTCTCTGAAGTCCAGGCATTGGCCAAAAACGACAAGTGGATCGTTTTTCTCGGATGGGCGCCGCACAGCATGAACGAACGCATCGACATGACCTATCTGACCGGCAGCACGGATGCGACCTTCGGTGGCAACGACGGCACCGCGACCGTCTGGACCAACATCCGCAAGGGGCTAGAGCAAGACAACCCCAACGTGGCGGCACTGTTGAAGAACATGGTCTTCCCGGTTTCCATGATGAACCAGATCATGACTTCGGTGCACAAGGACAAAAGCCTCGGCTTCACCAAGGCAGGACTCAAGTGGCTCAAGGACAATCCCGCCACCTATGAACAATGGCTCGAAAACGTGACCACCGTGGACGGCAAGCCCGGAGCCCCGGCCTTCAAGTCCTTTCTGGACGCAAAGATATAG
- a CDS encoding FadR/GntR family transcriptional regulator has product MKPPSESLHLFMPVQAGRASEEIALQIEAAIVDGRLAPGTRLPSEREMQSQFGTGRGVIREAIKVLKQKGLLEVKKGAKGGAYVRQLDVGNISESLALFLKQHPVDPEKLIEFRETIDRTIAQLAIAHADQSEKDELYQEALRLEAMLREDEPDLVATSELDRQLNIKLASMGRNPLFEWVMHALQMGFSSHDYALYEDRTYRLRAAANWSDTAKAIVGGEIMRALAFIGHHYVLLRKCIEEKAAHTHEPNAEFLQDDNQ; this is encoded by the coding sequence TTGAAGCCACCATCCGAATCCTTACATCTCTTCATGCCTGTCCAAGCCGGACGAGCAAGTGAAGAAATCGCTCTTCAAATCGAAGCCGCCATCGTGGACGGCAGATTGGCTCCCGGCACCCGACTGCCGAGCGAACGCGAGATGCAATCACAATTTGGCACAGGACGCGGCGTTATCCGCGAAGCGATCAAGGTGCTGAAGCAGAAAGGCCTCCTTGAGGTGAAGAAAGGCGCCAAGGGTGGTGCCTATGTCCGCCAACTGGATGTAGGCAACATATCGGAATCTCTTGCGCTCTTCCTCAAGCAACATCCTGTCGACCCGGAAAAGCTCATTGAATTTCGCGAGACCATTGACCGGACTATTGCCCAGCTTGCCATTGCCCACGCCGATCAATCCGAGAAGGACGAGCTATACCAGGAAGCCCTTCGGCTGGAGGCCATGCTCCGCGAAGACGAACCGGATCTTGTGGCCACCAGTGAATTGGACCGGCAGTTAAACATCAAACTCGCCAGCATGGGGCGCAACCCGCTTTTTGAATGGGTGATGCACGCCCTGCAAATGGGATTCAGCTCCCATGACTATGCCCTGTACGAGGATCGTACCTACCGACTGCGGGCCGCTGCCAACTGGAGCGACACGGCCAAGGCCATCGTGGGTGGCGAGATCATGCGCGCCCTGGCATTCATCGGCCACCACTATGTGCTGCTGCGCAAGTGCATCGAGGAAAAGGCCGCCCATACGCATGAGCCCAACGCAGAATTTCTTCAAGACGACAATCAATAG
- the hydG gene encoding [FeFe] hydrogenase H-cluster radical SAM maturase HydG, translating into MKLDSTLSSGLENFIDDNAIRTEMEKAENPDPQLVRDILAKGAERVGLTPFETAVLLKNTDKELDEAIFETAMSIKKGIYGNRLVLFAPLYISNECVNQCAYCGFKATNDDLERRTLTPEGIRDEVTVLENQGHKRLLLVYGEHPKYDAEWIAQTVRDVYAVTSEKSGEIRRVNINCAPLDVDGFKTLHDVGIGTYQCFQESYHLPTYEKFHLAGRKTDYLWRLHALHRAQEAGIDDVGMGALFGLYDTTYEVLGLLHHAQQLEKDCGVGPHTISFPRIEPALGSEMSFKPPYATSKHQFKKIVAALRIAVPYTGLILTTRETAEFRAELLQMGVSQISAGSRTYPGAYSDPEYDRPGVQQFCIGDSRSLDEVIQSIAGEHDYVPSWCTACYRLGRTGEHFMELAKKGFIQKFCLPNGLLTFKEYLEDYASEKTKQVGEELIAREVEEYVDLAQKKLLTERLVRIEAGERDLYL; encoded by the coding sequence ATGAAACTCGACAGCACTTTGAGTAGCGGTCTGGAAAATTTTATCGACGATAACGCCATCCGCACCGAGATGGAAAAAGCGGAAAATCCTGATCCGCAATTGGTACGAGACATTCTCGCCAAAGGCGCGGAGCGCGTGGGCCTCACCCCGTTCGAGACAGCCGTTCTGCTGAAAAACACGGACAAGGAGTTGGACGAGGCCATCTTCGAGACCGCCATGTCCATCAAGAAAGGCATCTACGGCAACCGTCTGGTCCTGTTTGCCCCGCTGTACATTTCGAACGAATGCGTCAACCAGTGCGCCTACTGCGGCTTCAAGGCCACAAACGACGACCTGGAACGGAGAACCCTCACCCCAGAAGGGATTCGTGATGAAGTGACCGTACTGGAAAATCAAGGGCACAAGCGTCTCCTGCTCGTCTATGGTGAACATCCCAAGTACGACGCGGAGTGGATCGCCCAGACAGTGCGGGACGTGTATGCCGTCACATCGGAAAAAAGCGGTGAAATCCGTCGGGTCAACATCAACTGTGCGCCTCTGGATGTCGACGGCTTCAAGACGCTGCACGATGTCGGTATCGGCACCTACCAGTGTTTTCAGGAGTCCTATCATCTTCCGACCTATGAGAAGTTCCATCTGGCCGGACGCAAGACTGACTATCTGTGGAGGCTTCACGCCCTGCACCGCGCCCAGGAAGCCGGAATCGACGATGTCGGCATGGGCGCACTCTTCGGCCTGTATGACACGACCTATGAAGTACTGGGGCTGCTCCACCACGCCCAGCAGCTCGAAAAGGACTGTGGTGTCGGCCCGCACACCATCTCATTCCCCAGGATCGAACCGGCCCTCGGCTCGGAGATGTCCTTCAAGCCGCCCTACGCGACCAGCAAGCACCAGTTCAAGAAAATCGTGGCTGCACTCCGTATCGCCGTGCCGTATACAGGCCTGATTCTGACCACCCGCGAGACCGCCGAATTCCGTGCCGAGCTGCTGCAAATGGGCGTCTCCCAGATCTCAGCCGGCTCGCGCACCTATCCCGGCGCATACAGCGACCCGGAATACGATCGCCCCGGCGTACAGCAGTTCTGCATCGGTGACAGTCGCAGTCTGGACGAGGTCATTCAGTCCATCGCCGGGGAACATGACTATGTCCCGTCGTGGTGTACGGCCTGTTATCGCCTCGGACGCACCGGCGAACACTTCATGGAGCTGGCCAAAAAAGGATTTATCCAGAAATTCTGTCTGCCCAACGGCCTTCTCACCTTCAAGGAATATCTTGAGGATTACGCCTCGGAAAAAACCAAGCAGGTGGGTGAAGAACTCATTGCCCGTGAGGTGGAAGAGTACGTCGACCTCGCACAGAAAAAACTGCTCACTGAACGACTCGTCCGCATCGAGGCTGGCGAGAGAGACCTCTACCTCTAG
- the dgcA gene encoding N-acetyl-D-Glu racemase DgcA, which translates to MHIELSRDVFPLAKVFTISRGSRSEAVVVSVTIHDGDVCGRGECVPYKRYDETVESVMGQIESLPMPLDRVRLQELLPPGAARNAVDCALWDLEAKKSGRSVAELAGLGSLEPLQTAFTLSLDTPENMLEDARQNADRPLLKIKLGTDDDIARIEAVREGAPDSRIIVDANEGWTAESYRKMAPVMVRLGVAMVEQPLPTGDDDALLTLDRVLPVCADESCHDRTSLPGLKGKYDMVNIKLDKTGGLTEALALREEALHEGYAIMVGCMVGSSLAMAPATLVAQGAEIVDLDGPLLLATDREHGLKYDAGDVYPPRTALWG; encoded by the coding sequence ATGCATATAGAACTGAGCAGGGACGTTTTTCCGCTGGCAAAGGTGTTTACCATTTCCCGCGGTTCGCGCAGCGAAGCAGTGGTCGTGTCCGTGACGATTCACGACGGTGACGTGTGCGGTCGGGGCGAGTGCGTTCCCTACAAGCGGTATGACGAGACTGTGGAAAGTGTCATGGGCCAGATCGAATCGCTGCCCATGCCGCTTGACCGTGTCAGACTCCAGGAGCTGTTGCCTCCCGGAGCGGCCCGCAATGCCGTTGACTGCGCTCTGTGGGATCTGGAGGCCAAGAAATCAGGCAGATCGGTTGCCGAACTCGCAGGACTTGGTTCCCTTGAACCGTTGCAGACCGCATTCACGCTGTCGCTCGACACGCCTGAGAATATGCTTGAGGATGCCCGTCAGAACGCGGATCGTCCCCTGCTGAAAATCAAGCTCGGGACTGACGACGATATTGCCCGGATTGAGGCCGTGCGTGAAGGTGCGCCCGATTCCAGAATTATCGTTGACGCCAATGAGGGCTGGACCGCCGAGTCCTACAGGAAGATGGCCCCGGTCATGGTTCGCCTCGGCGTAGCCATGGTCGAGCAGCCGTTGCCCACAGGTGATGACGACGCGCTGTTGACGCTGGATCGTGTCCTGCCGGTCTGTGCGGACGAGTCCTGTCATGACCGCACGTCCCTGCCTGGTCTCAAGGGCAAGTACGATATGGTCAACATCAAGCTCGACAAGACGGGCGGCTTGACCGAGGCGCTGGCCCTGCGCGAGGAAGCCCTGCACGAAGGGTATGCGATAATGGTCGGCTGCATGGTCGGCTCCTCTCTTGCCATGGCACCGGCAACGCTGGTCGCTCAGGGCGCGGAGATTGTCGATCTGGACGGCCCGCTGCTGTTGGCAACCGACCGTGAGCATGGTTTGAAATATGATGCCGGAGACGTCTATCCGCCCCGGACAGCGCTTTGGGGTTAA
- a CDS encoding [FeFe] hydrogenase, group A, which translates to MRLIEGVMYQNNAPKGVDPDSIYFVQVDATKCEACGTCEEVCATGAIQSINEDGIRSVVDPVACMNCGQCLASCPYGAIYEGVSYVDEIFEKLKDPDTIVVSMPAPAVRYGLGECFGAPTGTYVGGKMHTALRQLGFNYIWDNEFTADVTIMEEGTELIQRVQEQGKKDARPLPQFTSCCPGWVKFTETFYPDLMPNLSSCKSPIGMLGPLSKTYGAHETHTEAKKIYTVSIMPCIAKKYEGLRPELADSGFRDTDATINTRELAYMIKTAGINFNSLPDQKPDAVLGDSTGAATIFGTSGGVMEAALRLAYEVLSGKKLSDPNIKVVRTHEGINTADVKVPGFGTVKIAVASGLDNAAKLCDEVRAGKSPYHFIEVMTCPGGCVNGGGQPIDPDVRASLFSSTVAQINKRFRARKVTA; encoded by the coding sequence ATGAGATTGATTGAAGGCGTCATGTATCAGAACAACGCACCCAAAGGGGTTGACCCGGACTCGATCTATTTTGTCCAGGTTGACGCCACCAAGTGCGAGGCGTGCGGTACATGCGAAGAGGTTTGCGCTACCGGTGCAATCCAATCCATTAATGAGGACGGCATCCGTTCGGTCGTTGATCCGGTAGCCTGTATGAACTGTGGTCAATGTCTTGCCAGCTGTCCCTATGGGGCCATCTACGAGGGCGTCTCGTATGTCGATGAAATCTTTGAAAAGCTCAAAGATCCCGACACGATCGTCGTCTCCATGCCTGCTCCGGCGGTCCGCTATGGCCTGGGCGAATGTTTTGGCGCTCCGACCGGCACCTATGTTGGCGGGAAAATGCACACGGCATTGCGCCAGCTCGGATTCAACTACATCTGGGACAACGAGTTCACCGCTGATGTGACCATCATGGAAGAAGGCACGGAGCTCATCCAGCGTGTGCAGGAACAGGGCAAGAAGGACGCACGTCCGCTGCCGCAGTTCACTTCCTGCTGTCCTGGTTGGGTCAAGTTCACCGAGACCTTCTACCCGGACCTGATGCCGAACTTGTCCAGCTGCAAATCGCCCATCGGCATGCTTGGCCCTCTCTCAAAGACGTACGGCGCGCATGAAACGCACACGGAAGCCAAGAAAATCTACACCGTGTCCATCATGCCCTGTATCGCCAAGAAATATGAAGGCCTCAGGCCTGAACTGGCGGACAGCGGATTCCGCGACACCGACGCAACCATCAACACTCGCGAACTCGCGTACATGATCAAGACCGCGGGCATCAACTTCAACAGCCTGCCTGATCAGAAACCCGATGCAGTACTGGGTGACTCCACCGGTGCAGCGACCATATTCGGCACCAGCGGCGGTGTCATGGAAGCAGCGCTCAGACTCGCATACGAAGTGCTCTCCGGCAAAAAGCTGAGCGATCCGAACATTAAAGTGGTCCGTACCCATGAGGGTATCAACACCGCTGACGTCAAGGTTCCCGGATTCGGCACTGTCAAGATCGCTGTTGCGAGCGGCCTCGATAATGCGGCCAAACTGTGTGACGAGGTCAGAGCGGGCAAGTCTCCGTATCACTTCATTGAAGTCATGACCTGCCCCGGCGGTTGTGTGAACGGCGGAGGCCAACCCATCGACCCCGATGTCAGGGCGTCCCTGTTCAGCAGCACGGTAGCTCAGATCAACAAACGCTTCCGGGCACGCAAGGTCACCGCATAA
- a CDS encoding iron hydrogenase small subunit, whose amino-acid sequence MKMNRRAFIKACGIMTGYAVLGLNITKEAVASSMSFVGLRQTSVYAADANAKIYAIRKSQDNPMIKKIYDKKDGFLHEGPCGHMSHHLLHTHYIDRSAKVAALKDRGVTLNF is encoded by the coding sequence ATGAAAATGAACAGACGCGCTTTCATCAAGGCCTGCGGCATCATGACCGGTTACGCAGTGCTCGGCTTGAACATAACCAAAGAAGCCGTGGCCAGCAGCATGAGCTTCGTGGGTCTGCGCCAGACGTCCGTGTACGCTGCCGACGCCAATGCCAAGATTTATGCGATCAGGAAGTCCCAGGACAACCCCATGATCAAAAAAATCTATGACAAGAAGGATGGATTCCTCCACGAAGGCCCCTGCGGACACATGTCCCACCACCTGCTGCACACGCATTACATTGACCGCAGCGCCAAGGTCGCCGCTCTCAAGGACCGCGGTGTGACCCTGAACTTCTAA
- a CDS encoding DUF6538 domain-containing protein, with the protein MQKSESIHQCKDSGQYQLRQEVPVDLQELVRKKVIKRSLNTSDEGVARRLSAQYGAEYEELFQKLRGDRERAVDPGIFAYMLHCFRDQI; encoded by the coding sequence ATGCAGAAGTCAGAGTCGATCCATCAATGCAAAGACAGCGGACAATATCAGTTGAGGCAGGAGGTCCCTGTCGATCTTCAGGAATTGGTCAGAAAAAAGGTGATAAAGCGGTCGCTCAATACCAGTGACGAGGGTGTCGCCAGACGGCTTTCCGCTCAATATGGTGCGGAATATGAAGAGCTTTTTCAAAAGCTCCGCGGAGACAGGGAAAGGGCGGTCGATCCCGGGATATTCGCGTACATGTTACACTGTTTTCGTGATCAGATCTGA
- the betB gene encoding betaine-aldehyde dehydrogenase — protein sequence MIHGKLYINGHWVDALSAATREILNPFDASVIATVAEGGRDDTRAAIQAARHAFDNGGWPQTPAAERGRLLFALADLIERDREEFARLESLDTGKTVEESRWDMDDIAGIFRYFAGLADKDGGEVIASPNPDSSSTLVREPVGVCGQISPWNYPLLQASWKMAPALAAGCTIVMKPSEITPLTTLKVTELAEEAGFPAGVINTVLGPGPEVGAELAESNDVDLISFTGGVATGKSIMRAAAGNVKKVALELGGKNPNIIFDDADLDLAVDYALNGVFFHAGQICSAGTRVMVQKGIHDRFVEALLARMKRIVVGDGFDEKTQMGPLISAQHQAKVEGYIEIAQQEGAQLLLGGKRPDDPALQNGYFYLPTLFTECKNDMRIVQEEVFGPVITIERFATEEEVIQRANDTIYGLSAGFWTQNADRIERMSKALRFGTVWANDFNVYFVQAPWGGYKQSGLGRELGKIGLEEYTEVKHIYRNYATKPFNWFGA from the coding sequence ATGATACACGGAAAACTCTATATCAACGGACACTGGGTCGATGCCCTTTCTGCGGCAACGCGAGAGATTCTCAACCCCTTTGACGCCTCGGTCATCGCGACCGTGGCCGAAGGTGGTCGCGATGACACCAGGGCGGCCATTCAGGCGGCCCGTCACGCCTTTGATAACGGAGGCTGGCCGCAAACCCCGGCCGCCGAACGGGGCCGCCTGCTCTTTGCCCTGGCCGACCTGATCGAGCGCGACCGCGAGGAATTCGCTCGGCTGGAAAGTCTGGATACGGGAAAAACCGTTGAAGAGAGCCGGTGGGACATGGACGATATAGCAGGCATTTTCCGCTACTTTGCGGGGCTGGCCGACAAGGACGGCGGCGAGGTCATCGCCTCGCCCAATCCTGACTCCTCCAGCACTCTGGTCCGCGAACCCGTAGGCGTCTGCGGGCAGATATCACCGTGGAACTATCCCCTGCTTCAGGCCTCATGGAAGATGGCTCCGGCACTGGCCGCCGGATGTACCATTGTCATGAAGCCGAGCGAAATCACACCGTTGACCACCCTCAAGGTGACCGAGCTCGCCGAGGAAGCCGGGTTCCCGGCCGGCGTGATCAACACCGTGCTCGGACCAGGCCCCGAGGTGGGCGCCGAGCTGGCTGAAAGCAACGACGTCGACCTCATCTCCTTCACCGGCGGTGTCGCCACGGGCAAGAGCATCATGCGTGCGGCCGCCGGAAACGTGAAGAAAGTCGCTCTGGAACTGGGCGGCAAGAATCCGAATATCATCTTTGACGACGCAGACCTCGACCTTGCCGTGGACTACGCCCTGAACGGCGTCTTCTTCCATGCCGGACAAATCTGCTCTGCCGGAACCCGGGTCATGGTGCAGAAAGGCATCCACGACCGTTTTGTGGAGGCGCTTCTTGCCCGCATGAAACGCATTGTGGTGGGGGACGGCTTTGACGAGAAAACCCAGATGGGCCCGCTCATTTCAGCACAGCATCAGGCCAAGGTCGAGGGGTACATCGAGATAGCGCAACAGGAAGGGGCACAGCTCCTGCTGGGCGGCAAACGCCCGGATGATCCGGCACTGCAAAACGGCTACTTCTACCTGCCGACCCTGTTCACCGAGTGCAAAAACGACATGCGTATCGTTCAGGAAGAAGTCTTCGGCCCGGTCATTACGATTGAACGCTTTGCCACTGAAGAAGAAGTGATCCAGCGGGCCAATGACACCATTTACGGTCTGTCCGCCGGGTTCTGGACCCAGAACGCCGACCGCATAGAGCGAATGTCCAAAGCCCTGCGATTCGGCACGGTCTGGGCGAACGATTTCAATGTCTACTTTGTCCAGGCTCCCTGGGGCGGCTACAAACAGTCGGGGCTGGGACGTGAACTGGGCAAGATCGGCCTCGAAGAATACACCGAGGTCAAACATATTTACCGTAACTACGCCACCAAGCCCTTCAACTGGTTCGGCGCGTAA
- a CDS encoding TM1266 family iron-only hydrogenase system putative regulator, translating to MEKRLGIIGIIIKDRFKAAPEVNRILGDYGTIIVGRMGLPFKDRGVNIIDLIIEATTDEVGALTGKLGMLEGVQVKSLLV from the coding sequence ATGGAAAAAAGATTGGGAATCATCGGTATCATCATCAAAGACAGGTTCAAGGCAGCCCCTGAAGTCAACAGGATCCTCGGCGATTACGGGACAATTATAGTTGGTCGCATGGGGCTTCCCTTCAAGGACAGAGGCGTTAACATCATTGACCTGATCATCGAAGCGACCACCGACGAAGTAGGAGCGCTGACGGGTAAATTGGGCATGCTCGAAGGCGTTCAAGTCAAATCACTTTTGGTCTGA